A genomic window from Sceloporus undulatus isolate JIND9_A2432 ecotype Alabama chromosome 9, SceUnd_v1.1, whole genome shotgun sequence includes:
- the LOC121915560 gene encoding transmembrane protein 229B-like — MEKTLHPLNTLCRAYIYAIHCYFLEILFTVIILDQDWTFHGLTSLGSLFIYGTCSLAIEQIHLVLRGDCCLLTRCTLYTLCIFLWQFSTGYVLQIFNACPWDYGQFRYSYKGLIALEHTLIWFVSSLLLERLVIRNTLRLRLEEPWKAKERSMPKFELKDD, encoded by the coding sequence ATGGAGAAGACCTTGCATCCGCTGAACACTTTGTGCCGGGCATATATCTATGCCATCCACTGTTACTTCTTGGAGATACTCTTCACGGTCATCATCCTGGACCAGGACTGGACGTTTCATGGGCTGACCAGTCTGGGTTCCCTCTTCATCTATGGGACCTGCAGCTTGGCCATTGAGCAAATCCATCTCGTCCTGAGAGGGGACTGTTGCTTGCTCACCCGTTGCACCCTTTATACCCTCTGCATCTTCCTCTGGCAGTTCTCCACCGGTTACGTCCTCCAAATCTTCAACGCTTGCCCCTGGGACTATGGCCAGTTCCGCTACAGCTACAAGGGCCTTATCGCTCTCGAACACACCTTGATCTGGTTCGTGAGCTCTCTCTTGCTGGAGCGGCTGGTGATCCGGAACACCCTCCGTCTCCGGTTGGAGGAGCCCTGGAAAGCCAAGGAGCGTTCCATGCCCAAATTTGAACTCAAAGATGACTGA
- the LOC121915045 gene encoding mRNA decay activator protein ZFP36L2-like codes for MQNPSWKERKMPSDFLSPFLELDDALCKTFLSLNVDEDLRAEARTPPGFQRTFSACPVTLSASSQSASDCLDGTIALHAVSDQGDPVWPLQGSWDRDSELPRTSLQDIPFRADRSVSLIEGCRGEAKGVSSRYKTELCRTFEESGSCKYGTKCQFAHGAGELRGLSRHPKYKTEPCRTFHTSGICPYGARCHFIHNAEERRAPSQSHQVRPRSAQLLCHRISSGGYSMETLPSPSPPAPPSLHLSKSFFPCNAITQPPAACSLCTGETALVTSVPFAFPNLLVLQKSLSADSLSDQEDSGSSGGSSGSESPGLGPLGRRLPIFSQLSVSND; via the coding sequence ACTTTCCTGAGTCTGAACGTGGACGAAGACCTTCGAGCCGAAGCCAGGACACCACCAGGGTTCCAGCGCACTTTCTCAGCTTGCCCTGTGACCCTCTCAGCTTCTAGCCAGAGTGCCTCTGACTGCTTGGATGGCACCATTGCCCTGCATGCCGTCTCTGACCAGGGTGATCCTGTGTGGCCCCTCCAAGGGTCCTGGGACCGGGACTCAGAGCTGCCCCGCACAAGCTTGCAAGACATCCCTTTCCGAGCAGATCGCTCCGTGAGCCTGATCGAGGGCTGCCGTGGCGAAGCCAAAGGGGTCTCCTCTCGCTACAAGACGGAGCTGTGCCGCACCTTTGAGGAGAGCGGATCCTGCAAGTACGGCACCAAGTGCCAGTTTGCCCATGGGGCTGGTGAGCTCAGGGGGCTCAGCCGCCACCCCAAGTACAAGACGGAACCCTGCCGTACTTTCCACACTTCTGGGATTTGCCCATATGGTGCCCGTTGCCACTTCATCCACAATGCGGAGGAGCGGCGTGCACCGTCCCAGAGCCACCAGGTCCGACCCAGGAGTGCCCAGCTCCTGTGCCACAGGATTAGCTCTGGAGGGTACTCCATGGAGACCCTGCCATCACCCTCTCCACCAGCTCCTCCGAGCCTCCACCTTTCTAAATCCTTCTTTCCTTGCAATGCTATCACTCAGCCGCCTGCAGCCTGTTCGCTCTGCACCGGAGAGACCGCCCTGGTGACGTCCGTCCCGTTCGCCTTTCCAAACCTCTTGGTGCTTCAGAAGAGTCTTTCAGCAGATTCCCTCTCGGACCAGGAAGATTCGGGGAGCTCTGGAGGTAGCAGCGGCTCTGAATCTCCGGGTCTGGGGCCTCTGGGGCGCCGACTCCCCATCTTCAGCCAGCTGTCTGTCTCCAATGACTGA